The sequence TTCTAAAAGGTCACTACTGCGGATAGATAAATAGCGATTCTCGATTTCAGATGGAATGATATTCACATCACCGATTTTTTGAGCCATTTCAAGTTTCAAAACGCTGCGCATATTTAATGCAATAACTAAACTGTATTTTTTATCTTCGGCATCCTCTGAATCAGTATCTTCACTGCCTTTTATTACCTGCAGCACGCGAGCTCCACTAATAATCACTCGGCTAACGAGATCACCGATGTCACCATATCCATTCTCAACTAGATTTGATTTTGATGAGGTTGTGGAAACGAAGCTCACTTTATCACCAGGGGTAAGCGTTGCGGTTTGTACGACTCCGATACCAGTTACTTCATAAAAATAAGGTAATTCACCGTCATTTAATGACAGGTACATATAATCTCGGTCACCCGGGTTAGAGATCATATCTTGTGTTATATAGGTACCTGCGCTGATGTCGTCTTTAAAAAGAGCACCAGGTTCAACAATAAGATCGTCTTCTAACGTGTAGTAGT comes from Vibrio bathopelagicus and encodes:
- a CDS encoding CpaB family protein yields the protein MNRIIILLLVAFSIFSTLIYINMNYMSSDEEPQEVQQKEEPKVSILVTQKAIKRSQPLTPNFYDKKFVHISDLDGYYYTLEDDLIVEPGALFKDDISAGTYITQDMISNPGDRDYMYLSLNDGELPYFYEVTGIGVVQTATLTPGDKVSFVSTTSSKSNLVENGYGDIGDLVSRVIISGARVLQVIKGSEDTDSEDAEDKKYSLVIALNMRSVLKLEMAQKIGDVNIIPSEIENRYLSIRSSDLLETQFGVRELRGKE